GAGGTCGCGCCCTTGGAAAAATTGCAGCAGACGACTGATGCTGCGTTTGAACAAATCATGAGGGAATATGGGACCCGTGTGCTTCGACTCGTCACCTTTCTGGTCAAGGATCGCAGCTTGGCGGAGGACATTACCCAAGATGTATTCGTTAAGGTGTACCGGCATCTTCCTCGCTTTCGGCAGGAGAGCAGTGTGCACACGTGGTTATATCGAATCGCGGTTAATGAGTGCAAAGGTTATTTGCGTTCTTGGTCGTTCCGTCATATCCTTCCCCGCTCGTGGATGAGACAGAATGGGGAGCTTTCTACAGAAAGTCTTGTTCTCGATCGAGCCGAGAGGGACCAACTCGTAGCAGAAGTGTTGCAGCTCCCTCCGCTCTATCGCCAAGTGATTGCCCTTCATTACTATGCGGATTTATCCATCGGAGAGGTGGCTGAGGTGCTAGGAGTAACGGAAGGAACAGTCAGAACCCGGTTGCATAGGGCCAGGCAGCAACTACGGCAGAGTATGGGAGAGGGGAGGGACTGGGAATGGACGAAAACCGATGGCTCACGGGCTTAAAGGAACGGGCAGATCAGACCATTTTTCGTGATGTACAGTTCACTGCATCGATGAAAGAGCATGTACAGCAGAGGGTGAGATCTGGGACTAGGTGGATGACTGGCCGGAGGAAGCTAGCCTTGCCGGGCGTTGTACTGACGGTGGGCTTGCTATTGTGGCTGGGGCTCCCCATTCAGGAGGAGAGACAATCTGCACAGCATGAGATGATACCTCCACAACAAGAGGCACGTATACCCTCCCTGTTGCCAGGGGGACAAATCGTTGAAGCGGATTTGTGGAAGCTGTCGCCTTCTTTGTCCTCCACTTACGACAATCAGTCCTTTTCTTATTTGGGAGAAAAACCTGTCCGGATCATGACAGATCAGGACGGTTTCTATGAAGGACAGACGCTGCGGGTGATATGGCTGTTGAATGGGGATTACGCACAAAAAGTAGAGATCGCTGCTTACAACACCGATGGGACCCGTTTGTCATTGGGCAGCTACGAGGTCATGGACCCGTTATACGATGCAGATGGTCATTTTCCTTCAGGGATCGTGTTGCCTGAACCGGGAAAGTGGAAGCTGGAAGTAAGATCAGGAGGCAAACATCTCGGACAAGTTTTTGTCGAGGTGAAAAAAGGGATAGCACCTGCGAATCGTCAGCTCGTCGGGTCTATCATTCAGCGGTATTTGGAGACGGAAAGCGATAAGTTGGGGTGGCTGGGAAAATATCGAGAGATGAACGTTGAGCTACTCGGAGTGGAAGCGCCAGACGCTGCAAAACGAACCGTATACGCTTGGGTGAAAATAACGGGTAGCAATTCTTCCGCACTCAGTGTACCGATGGTCTTTCAAATCGTCTACAATGGGAATGATTATCGGGTAACGGACTTCCAAATGCCCGAGGAAGGCAGCAACTACCAGAGCAGCCTGCAAAAACTGTTTCCATCTAAAGTGCTCGAGCAAGTTCACAATCGATCAAAAACAAAGTAAGGATGACAAAACGGACCTTAGCCTAAAAAAGGTCCGTTTTTCGCTTTTCATATCTATCCGTATATTTGAGCACCTATCGCCCAGTACGTCCCATTGCGGCGGGGCAGGTTACTAGCATTTGCAACCATCACTGGGGGATGAGAAACTTGAGTGAAGCCGTTTTGCTCCAAATAAGCGTGAAACGCTGCTTGTTCATCCGGTACGTCTATCCGTACGCGTCCGGTATGATATTGTGTCAGCTTGTACAGGATGTGTTCAGCTATGACGGCATTTTCTGCGACGATCGGTCCAGCGATAAGGTTGACGGGGCCTTGAACGGCAAAGCCATATCCAATGACCTTACCAGAGCGATTTTTGGCTACCAGACAGGTACTAGCTTGTTTCATGCGTTTCTCGAGAAAATGCGAGCGTTTACTACCCAGTGCTGCTTTGTCCAATTCAACCATACTCGAGAAATCGTCCAACTCCATTGACACAATTGCAAACTCATCATTGGCTTCGTTTTGCGGAGGAGCTTTAGGTACAAAGCGTTCAGCTATAAACTTTCGAATACGATCGACTGTCTGGAACCCGAGATTTTTGTACATTGGTTCTCCTTCTGGAGTTGCAATGAGCATGATGGTTGTATCGGTCGAAACAGACGCCATGCACGCCTTCATGAGCTGGCGACCATAGCCTTTGCCTTGTGACAAGGGATGGACAATCACCATGCCAATGCTCGCAAGCTTGTCATCGTACGGGATGATCGCCGCACATGAAAGTAGGGTGCCGCTCGCGTCTTTGTGACCAAAAACGGTTCCGATAGACAGAATTGTGTGAATTTCCGCTTCGTCGTAATCCCAGCCTACGGAATCAGATAAGGCAATGAGTCCGGGAATATCCGATATCGTTAAGGAATGCAAGCCAGAGTCAACGCTGTTCACTTTGATCATTCTCCGTTTCTTTCTTTGTGTTCGCGGCTGTGTTGCCAAAGAAATCGTTTCATGCTTCCGCCACCTTTTACCACTTTATCACAGAGAAAGTTTGGATTCGAGAAAAAGGAGGCAAATGCCTGATTCTCTTTGGTTGCTCTTTATATCATCGGTTTGTTATAATTACCGTTAGTGTATTTTTTGCGAGGCGCAATCTGAACGTTTGAATGGATTCGCGTGGGAGGGAACGAACAACACATGGATCGTCGTGAAAGACAAAAAAGGATACGAAATTTTTCCATCATCGCCCACATTGACCATGGAAAGTCGACGCTGGCAGACCGCATTTTGGAGCTGACCGGTGCTTTGACTGCACGTGAGATGGAAGCCCAGTTTCTTGACACGATGGAGCTGGAAAAAGAGCGCGGGATTACAATTAAGCTGAATGCCGTGCGTTTGAACTATAAAGCAGATGACGGTGAGGAATACATTCTCCACCTGATTGACACTCCTGGGCACGTCGACTTTACGTATGAAGTATCCCGCAGTTTGGCTGCCTGTGAAGGGGCTATTCTCGTCGTGGATGCGGCACAAGGGATCGAAGCCCAGACATTGGCTAACGTGTATTTAGCGTTGGACAGCAATCTGGAGATCATTCCAGTTATTAACAAGATCGACCTGCCGAGCGCAGAGCCTGAGCGCGTGAAGCAAGAGGTTGAGGACGTGATCGGTCTGGATGCCAGCGATGCGGTTTTGACTTCTGCCAAAGCGGGTATCGGGATTAAGGAAGTACTGGAAGCTGTTGTGCAAAAAGTACCTGCTCCAGAGGGAGATCCGGATGCACCTCTCCAAGCTTTGATTTTCGACTCCTATTTTGATGCGTATCGCGGCGTTATTGCCTCCATTCGTGTCATTAACGGAACCTTGAAAAAAGGTATGAAGATCAAGATGATGGCGACAGGCAAGTCGTTCGAGGTAACCGAAATCGGTACATCGACTCCACGCCAAACACAAGTAGAAGAATTAACGGTTGGAGATGTAGGCTACGTAGCTGCTTCCATTAAAACAGTGGGAGACACCAGTGTGGGGGATACCATTACAGATGCAAATCGCCCTGCACCTGAACCGCTACCAGGTTATCGCAAAATCAACCCGATGGTTTTCTGCGGTTTGTACCCAATTGAAACGAACGAGTACAATGATTTGCGCGATGCATTGGAAAAGCTTCAGCTAAACGATGCGTCCTTGCAGTTTGAACCGGAGACTTCCCAAGCACTTGGCTTTGGTTTCCGTTGCGGTTTCTTGGGTCTTCTGCATATGGAGATCATTCAAGAGCGCATCGAACGGGAATTCAACATTAACTTGATTACGACCGCGCCGAGCGTTATTTACCGCATTACCAAAACGAACGGCGAAGTATTCGAAATCGACAACCCGTCCAAAATGCCGGAAGCGCAAAAGATCGAAATGGTCGAGGAGCCTTACGTTACGGCGACTGTTATGGTACCGAAAGAATACGTCGGTGATGTTATGCAGTTGTGCCAAGGTAAACGCGGTGAGTTTCTTGACATGCAGTATATGGGTGAGAACCGTGTGCAGCTGAAGTACGACATGCCTTTGTCGGAGATCGTTTACGATTTCTTTGACATGCTGAAGTCGGGTACAAAAGGCTACGCATCCTTTGACTACGAGCTAGGTGGGTACAAAGCATCCAAGCTGGTGAAAATGGATATTCTCCTCAACGGCGAAGTGGTGGATGCTCTGTCGTTTATCGTTCACAAAGACACGGCTTATCCTCGTGGAAAAGTCATCTGCGAAAAGCTGAAGGAATTGATTCCGCGTCAGCAATTCGAGGTGCCGATTCAAGCGACTATCGGACACAAGGTTGTTGCTCGTGAAACGATCAGTGCGTTGCGTAAAAACGTTCTTGCTAAATGTTACGGCGGGGACATTTCGCGTAAACGTAAGCTGCTCGAAAAGCAAAAAGAAGGAAAGAAGCGCATGAAGTCTGTTGGTTCCGTAGAGGTACCGCAAGAAGCATTTATGGCTGTATTGCGCATGGATGATAAGAAGTAGGCCTGACCTTGTGTCAGGTCTTTTCCATTAAAAGCGGTGGTCAAAAAGTCGGCTTTTGATCACGAAGTAGAAAAGAAAGTTGATTCGGCGTCGAAACTGGCGTTCACCTTCGAAGTCCGGTGCTCATGTAGGTCCCCTACACTCCGCTCCTCCTTCTTCAGGTTCTCGCCACTTTCTCGGTGCTGAAAAGCCGATTTTTTGACTTTTATTGAAAAAGGTTGTCAAAAAGTCGGCTTTTGATCACGAAGTCATTTATGAAAGTTGATTCGGCATCGAAACTGGCGTTCACCTTCGAAGTCCGGTGCTCATGTAGGCCCCCTACACTCCGCTCCTCCTTCTTCAGGTTCTCGCCATTTTCTCGGTGCTGAAAAGCCGATTTTTTGACTTTTATTGAAATAGGCATTCCAAAAGTCGTTATTATTAGGAGGGAAAGGGACATGATGCCACAATCGGTTTACATTCACATTCCCTTTTGTACGAATAAATGTTACTACTGTGACTTCAACTCATTTGTAACGAACAATCCGCAGCTCATTTGGGATTACTTAGACGCATTGAAAAGCGAAATGGAGATCACCTTCAGTCAGCAGCCGATCGAGCAGGTGAAAACGATTTTTGTCGGCGGAGGGACACCTACGTTTCTCGATCATGCCCAAATGCGCGCGTTTTTGGAAATGGTACAAAAGCAATTGGGCAAGTACTTGGCGGATGATATCGAGTTTTCGATGGAAGCGAATCCGGGAACGACAGACGTGGAAAAGCTGCGGATCATGCGTGAGCTGGGTGTCAATCGGCTGAGCTTTGGTGTGCAGTCCTTTGACGACGCGCTCCTAAAACGACTGGGACGAATCCATGACCAGGAAGCAGTGTATCGCAGTATCGACAATGCGAAAAAAGTAGGCTTCGACAACTTCAGCATCGACCTGATGTTTGGATTGCCGGATCAGACACTCGACATTTTCCGCCAAACATTGGACAAGGCATTTGGGCTAGGCACCACCCATTTTTCTGCGTACAGTCTCAAGGTGGAAGAGAACACGCTGTTCCACACCCTTTACCAAAAGGATCAGCTGCCACTGCCATCTGAAGAGACGGAGCTCGAGATGTACATGGTATTAATAGAAGAGATGGAGCGGCATGGGTACAAGCAGTATGAAATCAGCAATTTTGCAAAACCGGGCTTTGAGAGCAAACATAATAAAACCTATTGGCTCAATCGTGAATACTATGGGTTGGGTGCAGGTGCCCACGGCTATGTGTGCGGCCACCGACACGTGAATGCAGGCCCGCTTGCGATTTACTTGCAGAAGTGCAAGGAAGGGCTGCCGCGTGTAGAACAATTCGAGGTACCGCGCGAGGATGCCATGGAGGAACAGATGATTTTGGGACTGCGGTTGAGAGAAGGAGTTGATCTTTCGGCGTTTGCTTCCCGTTTTGGCGCAACTGTTCATGATGTTTTTGGGACAATAATAGAAGAAGAGGTAGCCAAAGGAATGCTGGAAGAACAGGACGGGTTTTTGAAGCTGACGAAGCAGGGGCTTCCGCTCGGAAATGAGGTATTTGCGCGCTTTCTCCGTTGAGGATAAAGCGAAACTCGCGAAAAATGAGATTTTTTGTCTCTGGAACTAGCTCAAGTTCGTTGACAAATCCTTCTACTATTGATACCTTAGTATATAGATTTAGCACTCGATAAGCATGAGTGCTAACAATCCAACAGGAGGCGAGCGACATCCATGTTATCAGACCGTCAACAAATGATTTTAAATGCGATTGTCGATAATTACATTCATTCTGCCGAACCTGTTGGCTCCCGAACCATTTCCAAACGGGACGACATCGGATTCTCTTCGGCAACGATCCGCAACGAGATGTCTGACTTGGAGGAGCTGGGATACTTAGAACAGCCCCACACATCGGCCGGACGTGTTCCTTCTACAAAAGGATATCGCTTCTACGTCGATAACCTGATTCAGCCTCATCTTTTGGAGGAAGCTGAGTTGGGTAAACTAAAACAGTTGTTTGCCGAACGTATTCTCCACGCAGAACAAGTGGTAGAGTACACCGCCCAAATTCTCTCTCAGTTGACAAACTACACGGCGATTGTCTTGGGTCCAGAGATTTTTGAGCATCGGTTAAAACATATTCAAATCGTTCCTCTCAATGCTGAACAGGCTGTCGCGATTGTGGTGACACATACCGGACGAGTGGAGAACAAGCTGATCGATCTTCCAGAAGGCATAGGAGCCGGGGAAATCGAGAGACTCGTCAATCTGTTGAATGCAAAGCTGACCGACGTGCCGCTATGGCAGCTTCGGCAACGTCTTTATCAAGAGATCTCCGGTGAAATGCAACGTCATACCGAGCAGTATGAAGAAATCCTTCAGCTCCTCAACAACTCGCTGACACAAGAAGAAGAACGGGTATACTTACGCGGTGCGACCAAGATCATGAACCAGCCGGAATTCCGAGACGTGGATAAGGTCAAGGATATTCTCGAGCTATTAGAGCAGCACGATCAATTGATGAATGTGATCGGCATGCAAGGTGATGGTCTCACGGTACGCATCGGCCAGGAAAACCAGCTGGACGCGATTAAGCAATGCAGTATTATTACCACTTCTTATTCGCTTGGAGGCAAGCCGGTAGGAATGGTGGGGATACTTGGTCCGACGCGGATGGAATACGGCAAGGTCATTACTGTGCTCAACCATTTGGCGGAAGGACTATCGCGCATGCTGACTTCGCAGTTTGAGAAATAAATGGAGTGAATGGCTAAACAGTCTTTTGACTGGGGAAAGCCGCCAGGAGGTAGTGACGTTGAGCGAGGAAAAAGTAACGCAAGACCCGACTCTCGAGGAAGAACAAGTAGCAAAGGATGCAGACCAAGCGGAAGCAACCGAGATGAACTGGGAGCAAGAGGCTGCTCACTGGAAGGCTCAGGCTGAGGATCACCAAAACCGCATGCTGCGCGCCATGGCTGATATGGATAACCTCCGTCGCCGTGTTCGCAAAGAGCAGGAAGATCTGGCGAAGTACGCTTCACTTAAAATCGTGGAAGAGCTTCTGCCAGTTCTCGATAACTTCGAGCGAGCACTTGCCGCTGACAAGGAATCCATGACAGTAGACTCTCTTTTAGAGGGGGTAAACATGGTATATCGTCAGATGGTCCAAGTTTTCGATAAAGAAGGCTTGGCTGCAATCGAAGCACAAGGAAAACCATTTGACCCACACATCCACCAGGCGGTTATGCAAACACAAAACCCTGAGTTTGAATCAGGCGTTGTGGTAGCCGAGCTGCAAAAAGGATATATGTTCAAAGACCGCGTCGTTCGTCCGGCGATGGTTCAAGTGAACGAGTAATTTCAAAAAACGTAAATTCACTAGACGTAAAGTGTTAGGAGGACATTTTGTATGAGTCGCGTAATCGGAATTGACTTGGGAACAACCAACTCTTGTGTAGCAGTAATGGAAGGCGGCGAGCCAGTCGTTATTGCCAATGCGGAAGGTAACCGCACCACACCATCCGTGGTAGCATTCAAAAACGGCGAGCGCATCGTTGGGGAAGCGGCAAAACGCCAAGCGATCACCAATCCAGACAATACCGTAATCTCCATCAAGCGCCACATGGGTAGCACC
This genomic stretch from Brevibacillus brevis harbors:
- the hemW gene encoding radical SAM family heme chaperone HemW, whose protein sequence is MMPQSVYIHIPFCTNKCYYCDFNSFVTNNPQLIWDYLDALKSEMEITFSQQPIEQVKTIFVGGGTPTFLDHAQMRAFLEMVQKQLGKYLADDIEFSMEANPGTTDVEKLRIMRELGVNRLSFGVQSFDDALLKRLGRIHDQEAVYRSIDNAKKVGFDNFSIDLMFGLPDQTLDIFRQTLDKAFGLGTTHFSAYSLKVEENTLFHTLYQKDQLPLPSEETELEMYMVLIEEMERHGYKQYEISNFAKPGFESKHNKTYWLNREYYGLGAGAHGYVCGHRHVNAGPLAIYLQKCKEGLPRVEQFEVPREDAMEEQMILGLRLREGVDLSAFASRFGATVHDVFGTIIEEEVAKGMLEEQDGFLKLTKQGLPLGNEVFARFLR
- a CDS encoding sigma-70 family RNA polymerase sigma factor, translated to MEKLQQTTDAAFEQIMREYGTRVLRLVTFLVKDRSLAEDITQDVFVKVYRHLPRFRQESSVHTWLYRIAVNECKGYLRSWSFRHILPRSWMRQNGELSTESLVLDRAERDQLVAEVLQLPPLYRQVIALHYYADLSIGEVAEVLGVTEGTVRTRLHRARQQLRQSMGEGRDWEWTKTDGSRA
- the grpE gene encoding nucleotide exchange factor GrpE, producing MSEEKVTQDPTLEEEQVAKDADQAEATEMNWEQEAAHWKAQAEDHQNRMLRAMADMDNLRRRVRKEQEDLAKYASLKIVEELLPVLDNFERALAADKESMTVDSLLEGVNMVYRQMVQVFDKEGLAAIEAQGKPFDPHIHQAVMQTQNPEFESGVVVAELQKGYMFKDRVVRPAMVQVNE
- the lepA gene encoding translation elongation factor 4; translated protein: MDRRERQKRIRNFSIIAHIDHGKSTLADRILELTGALTAREMEAQFLDTMELEKERGITIKLNAVRLNYKADDGEEYILHLIDTPGHVDFTYEVSRSLAACEGAILVVDAAQGIEAQTLANVYLALDSNLEIIPVINKIDLPSAEPERVKQEVEDVIGLDASDAVLTSAKAGIGIKEVLEAVVQKVPAPEGDPDAPLQALIFDSYFDAYRGVIASIRVINGTLKKGMKIKMMATGKSFEVTEIGTSTPRQTQVEELTVGDVGYVAASIKTVGDTSVGDTITDANRPAPEPLPGYRKINPMVFCGLYPIETNEYNDLRDALEKLQLNDASLQFEPETSQALGFGFRCGFLGLLHMEIIQERIEREFNINLITTAPSVIYRITKTNGEVFEIDNPSKMPEAQKIEMVEEPYVTATVMVPKEYVGDVMQLCQGKRGEFLDMQYMGENRVQLKYDMPLSEIVYDFFDMLKSGTKGYASFDYELGGYKASKLVKMDILLNGEVVDALSFIVHKDTAYPRGKVICEKLKELIPRQQFEVPIQATIGHKVVARETISALRKNVLAKCYGGDISRKRKLLEKQKEGKKRMKSVGSVEVPQEAFMAVLRMDDKK
- the hrcA gene encoding heat-inducible transcriptional repressor HrcA; protein product: MLSDRQQMILNAIVDNYIHSAEPVGSRTISKRDDIGFSSATIRNEMSDLEELGYLEQPHTSAGRVPSTKGYRFYVDNLIQPHLLEEAELGKLKQLFAERILHAEQVVEYTAQILSQLTNYTAIVLGPEIFEHRLKHIQIVPLNAEQAVAIVVTHTGRVENKLIDLPEGIGAGEIERLVNLLNAKLTDVPLWQLRQRLYQEISGEMQRHTEQYEEILQLLNNSLTQEEERVYLRGATKIMNQPEFRDVDKVKDILELLEQHDQLMNVIGMQGDGLTVRIGQENQLDAIKQCSIITTSYSLGGKPVGMVGILGPTRMEYGKVITVLNHLAEGLSRMLTSQFEK
- a CDS encoding GNAT family N-acetyltransferase codes for the protein MIKVNSVDSGLHSLTISDIPGLIALSDSVGWDYDEAEIHTILSIGTVFGHKDASGTLLSCAAIIPYDDKLASIGMVIVHPLSQGKGYGRQLMKACMASVSTDTTIMLIATPEGEPMYKNLGFQTVDRIRKFIAERFVPKAPPQNEANDEFAIVSMELDDFSSMVELDKAALGSKRSHFLEKRMKQASTCLVAKNRSGKVIGYGFAVQGPVNLIAGPIVAENAVIAEHILYKLTQYHTGRVRIDVPDEQAAFHAYLEQNGFTQVSHPPVMVANASNLPRRNGTYWAIGAQIYG